A region of the Methanofastidiosum sp. genome:
ACCTTCTTCTTCAATTATGGAGACTTTGCTTTCTATATTTTTAATCATAAGGCCAAGCCAGAAGTGACAAGCACATATACCGATATCAACATCAGGATGCTCCCACTTGATGTGTCTGTAACCAATGGGCATTGATATTGAAATTGTTTTAAAATCTGAGGACACTTTAAATCGCCAGTGTTGGCTGTTGGCGCCTGAAGGGGCTTTCCTAGCAAGATCAAATGCATATAGAATATCTTGAGGAAGTGAATCTTCAGTTAGTCCATTTTCTAAAAAAGCGCCGACAGGTTTTCTTTTGTAACTCATAAATGATTCCGTTACTCTATCTGCCAATCTCAAGCCTTCTTTTTTCCAGTATCCTAACGGAGTAATACATATTGCGCGCTTGCCCTGAACTACGCCCTTACCATAACCCCATTTTGATTTTGATAAAGTATTGATTACTTTAAGATGAGGTAAAATTCTTTCCAATTCATCAAGTGAATAATGGCCATACCAGCAGGTGGCAAGACCTAAGCTCGTTGCATAGAGAATTGCCATCTCGCCAACGAAACCAGAAATTGAGATTGAAGGGATATCTGTGTCTGCTATAAATGCCATGCCATCGGGGGGCGATACAAAGCCGGTGTAAAGTCTTTTGCTAGAATCTGCATTGAAAAAACTAATCGAAACATCATGCTTGAAAGGAACGTTCATATTTGCTATGAAGTTCTTGAGGTGGGACATAGCTTCTTTATCAACTTCCAGAACCTCATAGCTTCGAATGGAGCGGCGGGCATTTATTGCAGATTCCCAATTAACATTCTCAATCATTTCTGTCACCCTTACCAGCCAAGAATTAATGTCATTCAAATTTTCTTGTATACTTAATCCATTTTATCCCTTCAGGCGTTATATCTGAGATGTAATAATTTAAATATCCCTTGATCTCGCCTTTAACTTCTTTACATACAATAATGTTTTTTCCAAGATTATAGTGGATGGCATTGTTAACTTTGCCAATGTCCCATTTTAGAATACGTGATAATTCCTTACTATCTATGACAAAACTTCCTTCCTTCAATTTTTTAGCATACAGAAATTCCAATACCTCTTCTGCATCTTTTCCTATATCTATAATATCTGTTATATTATCCCCCCATAATTATTAGCAATCACTATAAATAGTCATAACTTGCTTTTATTACTTGTGTTAGTTTGATGAAAAAAGTGCGGGGGAAGGACACGTTTATTTATTCCCAGTGCGTTAGGATAATGTATATATCACAAATGCCTATTCTCAATTTATGGGAATTTACAAAGAAAAGGTTTTGCTTTCGAAAGAAGAGGGGCGTTTGATTAATTCAGACATAACTGACTCCAATATTAATACAATTAGAGAGTTCAAAAGCTACCTGATTGCGGGCAGAATAGGCATCCTAAGGACTCTCCGCTATATGATAGATTTG
Encoded here:
- a CDS encoding nitroreductase family protein, with protein sequence MIENVNWESAINARRSIRSYEVLEVDKEAMSHLKNFIANMNVPFKHDVSISFFNADSSKRLYTGFVSPPDGMAFIADTDIPSISISGFVGEMAILYATSLGLATCWYGHYSLDELERILPHLKVINTLSKSKWGYGKGVVQGKRAICITPLGYWKKEGLRLADRVTESFMSYKRKPVGAFLENGLTEDSLPQDILYAFDLARKAPSGANSQHWRFKVSSDFKTISISMPIGYRHIKWEHPDVDIGICACHFWLGLMIKNIESKVSIIEEEGRAIWQFDLR